A single region of the Cynocephalus volans isolate mCynVol1 chromosome 12, mCynVol1.pri, whole genome shotgun sequence genome encodes:
- the C1QTNF6 gene encoding complement C1q tumor necrosis factor-related protein 6: MGTAALGLLWAVLLLPLLVSGVPTEEPTSGEAVASNPPRGCRRCCDSEDLLTLADAADVSSASPSVLPYVLPEVRPYINITILKGDKGDRGPLGTPGKLGKEGLRGDRGPQGTKGAKGQAGSPGSPCQTRYSAFSVGRKTALHSSEGFQPLLFDTVFVNPDGHFDMTAGCFVAPLHGLYFFSLNVHSWNFKETYVHVVHNEEAAVILYAQPSDRSIMQSQSVMLALVPGDRVWVRLFKRERENAVYSDDVDTYITFSGHLIKPEDD, encoded by the exons ATGGGGACAGCTGCCCTGGGTCTCCTCTGGGCAGTGCTCCTGCTCCCTCTCTTGGTGTCTGGGGTCCCCACTGAGGAGCCCACCTCTGGGGAAGCTGTGGCCTCCAACCCCCCCAGGGGCTGCCGACGATGCTGTGACTCCGAGGACCTTCTGACCCTTGCTGATGCTGCAGATGTGTCCTCGGCCTCTCCGTCTGTCCTCCCATATGTCCTGCCTGAAGTCAGGCCCTACATTAACATCACCATCCTGAAGG GTGACAAAGGGGACCGAGGCCCACTGGGCACACCAGGGAAGCTGGGCAAGGAGGGTCTCCGGGGGGACCGTGGCCCACAGGGCACCAAGGGCGCCAAGGGTCAGGCGGGCAGCCCTGGCAGCCCATGCCAGACGCGCTACTCGGCCTTCTCGGTGGGCCGCAAGACGGCCCTGCACAGCAGCGAGGGCTTCCAGCCACTGCTCTTCGACACGGTCTTCGTGAACCCAGATGGCCACTTCGACATGACTGCAGGCTGCTTTGTGGCACCCCTGCATGGCCTCTACTTCTTCAGCCTCAACGTGCACAGCTGGAACTTCAAGGAGACCTACGTGCATGTCGTGCACAACGAGGAGGCAGCTGTCATCCTGTATGCGCAGCCCAGCGACCGCAGCATCATGCAGAGCCAGAGTGTGATGCTGGCCCTGGTGCCAGGCGACCGTGTCTGGGTGCGGCTCTTCAAGCGCGAGCGTGAGAATGCCGTCTACAGCGACGACGTCGACACCTACATCACCTTCAGCGGCCACCTCATCAAGCCCGAGGACGACTGA